One region of Tachysurus fulvidraco isolate hzauxx_2018 chromosome 9, HZAU_PFXX_2.0, whole genome shotgun sequence genomic DNA includes:
- the mtmr12 gene encoding myotubularin-related protein 12 isoform X2, whose amino-acid sequence MLSLGSGAAKSAKPSFVSYVTPEEIKSEKEPQKKERHPDLLPGEVVFCSASPVLKHTQDDLSQRGIFGTLLCTNFRVSFVSDETPLEEATQHFRNKLYGENDIPLMCMDHVYGVYDEKKKMITGGSPVNKYPSKIIIHCKDLRVFQFCLNYTKEEDAKKIFRGIVQLCLEPKSLKCVFAFSYAHAKRPELQRAPKTVMFDSPDDWVQEMKRTKGNCRTVTKNENFELSTKLPKYFIIPAAVTDEDLDKFPGNGLPIWCWSHHSGCALFKSSSVPTSQEDGVVQAYMERMLQAVAQNHLYSVKTEDLSETLPTIQDIQQSYTKFKQYFLIDNSTDFWESDVKWFSSLESSGWLDIIRQCLHKAVEVVECLEKENTNVLIMEEEGTDLCCVISSLVQIMLDPHYRTLTGFQGLVQKEWVAGCHAFLDRCNHLHQKDKESQSPVFLLFLECVWQLVQQHSAAFQFSETYLTVLSDSIYVPVFSTFLFNSAHQRESTMKAESQYSQRGPLTFPAVWDWSVQFDWKAQQFFLNPLYSEKLKPEKVLRKVPRGKHQRQMSLPSSAFKTPPKKGFFKDEADSLKKLLRVKRLSRWMASPESTVAGTSSEFCDAWQRRPADPHGLLLPCLSGPAMRLWMQRCLRWIPDSQIVGGGSVAVTSKLTELLAQVQELRSELEHRACFVSRSESHRVQPKPIALTQPSMRLSSSFPFAAGRSWSSKPAIPISLLHSLMVSDKLASQDDESSEVISFV is encoded by the exons ATGTTGAGTTTGGGAAGCGGAGCAGCGAAAAGCGCCAAGCCGTCATTTGTGTCGTATGTGACGCCCGAG GAAATCAAATCTGAGAAAGAACCACAGAAGAAAGAGAGGCATCCTGACTTGCTACCAG GGGAAGTCGTGTTCTGCAGTGCGAGTCCcgttctcaaacacacacaggatgacCTCTCACAGCGGGGAATCTTCGGCACGCTCCTCTGCACTAATTTCCGTGTGTCTTTTGTCAGTGACGAGACACCGCTGGAGGAGGCG ACCCAACACTTCAGGAATAAGCTCTATGGAGAAAATGATATTCCTCTGATGTGTATGGACCATGTCTATGGAG TTTATGATGAGAAGAAAAAGATGATAACTGGAGGCAGTCCGGTAAATAAATATCCATCAAAAATTATCATACACTGTAAAGACCTGCGTGTCTTCCAGTTCTGCTTAAACTATACCAAAGAAGAGGATGCCAAAAAG ATCTTTCGGGGTATCGTTCAACTCTGCCTGGAGCCAAAGTCTCTGAAATGTGTCTTTGCTTTTTCTTATGCTCATGCAAAACGTCCAG AATTACAAAGAGCACCGAAGACTGTTATGTTCGATTCACCAGATGACTGGGTGCAAGAAATGAAAAGGACCAAAGGAAACTGTAGAACAGTCACTAAAAACGAGAACTTTGAACTTTCCACAAA ATTACCAAAGTACTTCATCATCCCAGCGGCAGTCACTGATGAGGATTTAGATAAATTCCCAGGAAACGGGTTACCA ATTTGGTGCTGGTCCCACCATAGCGGCTGTGCTTTATTTAAATCCTCCTCTGTGCCCACAAGTCAGGAAGATGGGGTGGTACAGGCCTACATGGAGAG AATGCTTCAGGCTGTGGCTCAAAACCACCTTTATTCGGTTAAAACGGAGGATCTTTCAGAAACACTCCCCACCATTCAGGACATTCAGCAGTCTTACACCAAGTTCAAGCAATATTTTCTCATTG ATAATTCAACTGATTTCTGGGAATCAGATGTCAAGTGGTTCTCCTCTCTTGAAAGCTCAGGCTGGCTAGACATTATAAG ACAGTGTCTCCATAAAGCAGTGGAAGTTGTAGAGTGCCTTGAAAAGGAAAATACCAATGTCCTAATAATGG AGGAGGAAGGTACAGATCTGTGCTGCGTTATTTCTAGCCTGGTCCAGATCATGCTGGATCCTCACTACAGGACACTGACAGGATTTCAGGGCCTGGTGCAGAAAGAGTGGGTGGCTGGCTGCCATGCTTTCCTCGATCGATGTAATCACCTTCACCAAAAGGACAAGGAG agtCAATCCCCAGTCTTCCTGCTCTTcctggagtgtgtgtggcagCTGGTCCAACAACACAGCGCAGCCTTCCAGTTTTCCGAGACATACTTGACCGTTCTGTCCGACAGCATCTATGTGCCAGTCTTCAGCACTTTTCTCTTTAACTCTGCCCATCAGAGAGAAAGCACAATGAAG GCTGAGTCGCAGTACTCACAAAGAGGCCCATTGACCTTCCCTGCAGTGTGGGACTGGTCGGTGCAGTTTGACTGGAAGGCCCAGCAGTTCTTCCTTAACCCTTTGTATAGCGAGAAGCTTAAGCCAGAGAAAGTATTACGCAAAGTTCCTCGGGGAAAG CACCAACGGCAGATGTCCTTGCCAAGCTCTGCATTTAAAACCCCTCCCAAGAAGGGTTTCTTCAAAGATGAAGCAGACAGCCTGAAGAAGCTGCTTCGTGTAAAGCGCCTCAGCCGCTGGATGGCGTCACCTGAGAGCACGGTGGCAGGGACCTCTAGTGAGTTCTGTGATGCTTGGCAGCGTCGTCCAGCAGATCCACATGGCCTGCTGCTGCCATGTCTGTCTGGACCAGCTATGCGTCTGTGGATGCAGCGGTGCCTCCGCTGGATCCCTGACAGCCAGATTGTGGGTGGTGGCTCTGTGGCTGTCACAAGCAAGCTTACGGAGCTCCTGGCTCAAGTGCAGGAACTCCGGAGTGAGCTAGAGCACAGGGCCTGTTTCGTTTCACGGTCTGAAAGCCACCGCGTGCAGCCAAAGCCAATAGCGTTGACACAGCCCTCTATGCGTCTATCGTCCTCTTTCCCCTTTGCTGCTGGTCGGAGCTGGTCCTCCAAGCCAGCCATTCCCATAAGCCTTCTGCATAGTCTGATGGTAAGCGATAAGCTAGCGAGCCAAGATGACGAAAGCAGTGAAGTCATAAGCTTTGTTTAG
- the mtmr12 gene encoding myotubularin-related protein 12 isoform X1, whose protein sequence is MLSLGSGAAKSAKPSFVSYVTPEEIKSEKEPQKKERHPDLLPGEVVFCSASPVLKHTQDDLSQRGIFGTLLCTNFRVSFVSDETPLEEATQHFRNKLYGENDIPLMCMDHVYGVYDEKKKMITGGSPVNKYPSKIIIHCKDLRVFQFCLNYTKEEDAKKIFRGIVQLCLEPKSLKCVFAFSYAHAKRPELQRAPKTVMFDSPDDWVQEMKRTKGNCRTVTKNENFELSTKLPKYFIIPAAVTDEDLDKFPGNGLPIWCWSHHSGCALFKSSSVPTSQEDGVVQAYMERMLQAVAQNHLYSVKTEDLSETLPTIQDIQQSYTKFKQYFLIDNSTDFWESDVKWFSSLESSGWLDIIRQCLHKAVEVVECLEKENTNVLIMEEEGTDLCCVISSLVQIMLDPHYRTLTGFQGLVQKEWVAGCHAFLDRCNHLHQKDKESQSPVFLLFLECVWQLVQQHSAAFQFSETYLTVLSDSIYVPVFSTFLFNSAHQRESTMKAESQYSQRGPLTFPAVWDWSVQFDWKAQQFFLNPLYSEKLKPEKVLRKVPRGKQHQRQMSLPSSAFKTPPKKGFFKDEADSLKKLLRVKRLSRWMASPESTVAGTSSEFCDAWQRRPADPHGLLLPCLSGPAMRLWMQRCLRWIPDSQIVGGGSVAVTSKLTELLAQVQELRSELEHRACFVSRSESHRVQPKPIALTQPSMRLSSSFPFAAGRSWSSKPAIPISLLHSLMVSDKLASQDDESSEVISFV, encoded by the exons ATGTTGAGTTTGGGAAGCGGAGCAGCGAAAAGCGCCAAGCCGTCATTTGTGTCGTATGTGACGCCCGAG GAAATCAAATCTGAGAAAGAACCACAGAAGAAAGAGAGGCATCCTGACTTGCTACCAG GGGAAGTCGTGTTCTGCAGTGCGAGTCCcgttctcaaacacacacaggatgacCTCTCACAGCGGGGAATCTTCGGCACGCTCCTCTGCACTAATTTCCGTGTGTCTTTTGTCAGTGACGAGACACCGCTGGAGGAGGCG ACCCAACACTTCAGGAATAAGCTCTATGGAGAAAATGATATTCCTCTGATGTGTATGGACCATGTCTATGGAG TTTATGATGAGAAGAAAAAGATGATAACTGGAGGCAGTCCGGTAAATAAATATCCATCAAAAATTATCATACACTGTAAAGACCTGCGTGTCTTCCAGTTCTGCTTAAACTATACCAAAGAAGAGGATGCCAAAAAG ATCTTTCGGGGTATCGTTCAACTCTGCCTGGAGCCAAAGTCTCTGAAATGTGTCTTTGCTTTTTCTTATGCTCATGCAAAACGTCCAG AATTACAAAGAGCACCGAAGACTGTTATGTTCGATTCACCAGATGACTGGGTGCAAGAAATGAAAAGGACCAAAGGAAACTGTAGAACAGTCACTAAAAACGAGAACTTTGAACTTTCCACAAA ATTACCAAAGTACTTCATCATCCCAGCGGCAGTCACTGATGAGGATTTAGATAAATTCCCAGGAAACGGGTTACCA ATTTGGTGCTGGTCCCACCATAGCGGCTGTGCTTTATTTAAATCCTCCTCTGTGCCCACAAGTCAGGAAGATGGGGTGGTACAGGCCTACATGGAGAG AATGCTTCAGGCTGTGGCTCAAAACCACCTTTATTCGGTTAAAACGGAGGATCTTTCAGAAACACTCCCCACCATTCAGGACATTCAGCAGTCTTACACCAAGTTCAAGCAATATTTTCTCATTG ATAATTCAACTGATTTCTGGGAATCAGATGTCAAGTGGTTCTCCTCTCTTGAAAGCTCAGGCTGGCTAGACATTATAAG ACAGTGTCTCCATAAAGCAGTGGAAGTTGTAGAGTGCCTTGAAAAGGAAAATACCAATGTCCTAATAATGG AGGAGGAAGGTACAGATCTGTGCTGCGTTATTTCTAGCCTGGTCCAGATCATGCTGGATCCTCACTACAGGACACTGACAGGATTTCAGGGCCTGGTGCAGAAAGAGTGGGTGGCTGGCTGCCATGCTTTCCTCGATCGATGTAATCACCTTCACCAAAAGGACAAGGAG agtCAATCCCCAGTCTTCCTGCTCTTcctggagtgtgtgtggcagCTGGTCCAACAACACAGCGCAGCCTTCCAGTTTTCCGAGACATACTTGACCGTTCTGTCCGACAGCATCTATGTGCCAGTCTTCAGCACTTTTCTCTTTAACTCTGCCCATCAGAGAGAAAGCACAATGAAG GCTGAGTCGCAGTACTCACAAAGAGGCCCATTGACCTTCCCTGCAGTGTGGGACTGGTCGGTGCAGTTTGACTGGAAGGCCCAGCAGTTCTTCCTTAACCCTTTGTATAGCGAGAAGCTTAAGCCAGAGAAAGTATTACGCAAAGTTCCTCGGGGAAAG CAGCACCAACGGCAGATGTCCTTGCCAAGCTCTGCATTTAAAACCCCTCCCAAGAAGGGTTTCTTCAAAGATGAAGCAGACAGCCTGAAGAAGCTGCTTCGTGTAAAGCGCCTCAGCCGCTGGATGGCGTCACCTGAGAGCACGGTGGCAGGGACCTCTAGTGAGTTCTGTGATGCTTGGCAGCGTCGTCCAGCAGATCCACATGGCCTGCTGCTGCCATGTCTGTCTGGACCAGCTATGCGTCTGTGGATGCAGCGGTGCCTCCGCTGGATCCCTGACAGCCAGATTGTGGGTGGTGGCTCTGTGGCTGTCACAAGCAAGCTTACGGAGCTCCTGGCTCAAGTGCAGGAACTCCGGAGTGAGCTAGAGCACAGGGCCTGTTTCGTTTCACGGTCTGAAAGCCACCGCGTGCAGCCAAAGCCAATAGCGTTGACACAGCCCTCTATGCGTCTATCGTCCTCTTTCCCCTTTGCTGCTGGTCGGAGCTGGTCCTCCAAGCCAGCCATTCCCATAAGCCTTCTGCATAGTCTGATGGTAAGCGATAAGCTAGCGAGCCAAGATGACGAAAGCAGTGAAGTCATAAGCTTTGTTTAG